One genomic segment of Profundibacter amoris includes these proteins:
- a CDS encoding DUF6858 family protein produces MKQSLLMEKYPTFDLQISKDETSLTSVDEILAALKVNIDAHPKVAYIGIFDHLSHTKFIDGEIAPEIVDAKNILFCFGVKLPNPRVLAVRPRSIGVTDMGDHFHISFMEPPMPVATDAMEEWCKALADKA; encoded by the coding sequence ATGAAACAATCACTGTTGATGGAAAAATACCCCACTTTCGATCTGCAAATCAGCAAAGACGAAACCTCGCTGACTTCGGTTGACGAAATCCTTGCCGCACTGAAGGTCAACATCGACGCCCACCCCAAAGTGGCCTACATCGGCATTTTCGACCACCTGAGCCACACAAAATTCATCGACGGTGAAATCGCGCCGGAAATCGTGGATGCGAAAAACATCCTGTTCTGCTTTGGCGTCAAACTGCCCAACCCGCGCGTTCTGGCCGTGCGCCCGCGCTCGATCGGTGTGACCGATATGGGTGATCACTTCCACATCTCGTTCATGGAGCCACCCATGCCGGTGGCCACGGACGCTATGGAAGAATGGTGCAAGGCGCTGGCGGACAAGGCCTAA
- a CDS encoding GNAT family N-acetyltransferase has protein sequence MAIWKVGLSCVASVKNGCMVIIDRKRIATMVEYRKTTPDDANSCVKILRHWIDETNWMPMLHSEPSMQQFWRGRLDQTAGWVAIENRRVVGFCIRDGGDITALYLDPSARRKGVGKELLDLAREDLDEVSLWVFAANTKALAFYTREGFVEVFRSDGDNEEGLPDIKLSWKR, from the coding sequence ATGGCCATTTGGAAGGTTGGGCTGAGTTGCGTTGCCAGCGTGAAAAACGGATGTATGGTTATCATCGATAGGAAAAGGATTGCCACAATGGTCGAGTATCGTAAAACCACACCAGACGATGCGAACTCTTGCGTCAAGATTCTGCGCCATTGGATTGACGAGACAAACTGGATGCCAATGCTGCACAGCGAGCCTTCGATGCAGCAATTCTGGCGTGGCCGCCTAGATCAGACCGCGGGGTGGGTTGCGATAGAGAACAGGCGAGTCGTGGGATTTTGCATTCGTGATGGGGGTGATATCACAGCGCTTTATTTGGACCCGTCGGCGCGCCGCAAGGGTGTTGGTAAAGAGCTGCTTGATTTGGCCAGAGAAGACCTTGATGAAGTCAGCCTCTGGGTATTTGCGGCCAATACAAAAGCATTGGCGTTCTATACCCGCGAAGGGTTTGTGGAAGTTTTTCGCAGCGATGGCGACAATGAAGAAGGCTTGCCTGATATCAAGCTATCTTGGAAACGCTGA